Proteins from one Acidobacteriota bacterium genomic window:
- the rpoC gene encoding DNA-directed RNA polymerase subunit beta', translated as MSIMDFDQIKIGLASPEQIRNWSHGEVSKPETINYRTFKPEKDGLFCAKIFGPVNDYECICGKYKRPKYKGVICEKCGVEVTTAKVRRERMGHIELASPIAHIWFFKGLPSRVGLILNIPSKDIEKIVYFESYIVIDKGDTPLKKNQILSEEEYKEAKVKYGNAFKAMMGAEALLEILKRIDVELESKKLREAMKKELSSQKKHKLAKRLEIMEAFKKSGNKPEYMILQVLPVLPPDLRPLVRLDGGRFATSDLNDLYRRVINRNNRLKRLLETRAPELIIRNEKRMLQEAVDALFDNGRRARAHLGSNGRPLKSLSEYLKGKQGRFRHNLLGKRVDYSGRSVIVVGPELKLHQCGLPKKMAIELFKPFLYNRLVREGVVSSTKEAKLWVEQEPPEVWEHLEEIVKEHPVLLNRAPTLHRLGIQAFEPVLIDGRAIKIHPLVCTAFNADFDGDQMAVHIPLSAEAQIEASVLMLSSHNILSPAHGKPLAVPTQDMILGCYYLTLEKMNQKGEGKIFASKEEALYTYEIGEISLHASIKVDIQQPLMDLSTYYDNQDIINCPVKEYTGDLINTTVGRIILNSYIPSGLPFINGLLKKKGIQNLVYYTYLMKGLEPTLKMLDDLKELGFYYATKAGFSIGIEDMVIPEEKDQLIKQAQEEVNQVEKQYLEGSLSSGERYNKVVGIWESVTNKIGNVMFSRIEKESWEGNSLNSLFIMADSGARGSKQQIQQLSGIRGLMAKPSGEIIETPITSNLREGLSVLQYFISTHGARKGLADTALKTANSGYLTRKLVDVSHDVIVSEYDCGTIDGLFVSAIVENGEIIEPFEDRIIGRTSLETIVEPDTGKLIVNANEEITEEIANEIINLGIERVKIRSVLTCESKRGVCQLCYGRNMATGKLVELGEAVGIIAAQSIGEPGTQLTMRTFHIGGVASKIGEQSRLMAKNDGTVKFINLSTVKNKGNDLVITNRNGYVAIVDEKGKEKEHYQIVYGAKLKVNNGEKIKKNQTFVEWDPYTSLIISEVNGTVEYRDIDPDITVEEEKDELTGLITQVIIEWKDEKKQPQLWIRDGSGKVLKKYHIPVGARLNVKDKSQVFAGDILVKIPRKTAKTKDITGGLPRAVDLFEARVPDPKKMPLAVVTEIDGRVKILGISRGSRKIKIINENQTEKEYAIPKGAHLRVQEDEKVKAGDPLNEGAINPHDILRILGEKALADYLLKEIQEVYRLQGVTINDKHIEIIIRQMMRWVIVEDVGDTNFIVDERVDRFKFQEENEKVIAKGGKPAKARPILLGISKAALSNESFISAASFQETTRVLTDASISGRIDFLKGLKENVIMGRLIPAGTGYHYYRAVEVMHEEIEGEKEVSITERSEIQ; from the coding sequence ATGTCTATAATGGACTTTGATCAGATAAAAATAGGACTTGCTTCTCCTGAGCAAATAAGAAACTGGTCTCATGGAGAAGTAAGTAAACCAGAGACAATTAATTATAGAACTTTCAAGCCTGAGAAAGATGGCTTATTCTGCGCAAAGATATTTGGCCCTGTGAATGATTATGAATGTATATGTGGAAAATACAAAAGGCCTAAATATAAAGGAGTTATTTGCGAAAAATGCGGGGTGGAGGTTACTACTGCAAAGGTAAGAAGAGAAAGGATGGGCCATATTGAACTTGCATCTCCTATTGCTCATATCTGGTTTTTTAAAGGGTTGCCAAGCAGGGTAGGATTGATCTTAAATATTCCAAGTAAAGACATAGAAAAAATTGTATATTTTGAATCTTACATAGTAATTGATAAGGGAGATACACCTTTAAAGAAAAATCAAATTCTTTCCGAAGAAGAATATAAAGAAGCGAAAGTAAAATATGGGAATGCATTTAAGGCAATGATGGGAGCAGAAGCTTTATTAGAAATATTGAAAAGGATTGATGTTGAATTAGAATCCAAGAAACTTCGAGAAGCTATGAAAAAAGAGCTTTCCTCCCAGAAAAAACACAAATTAGCAAAAAGATTGGAAATAATGGAAGCATTTAAAAAATCTGGTAACAAGCCAGAGTATATGATTTTGCAAGTATTGCCTGTTCTTCCGCCTGATCTAAGGCCTTTAGTGCGTCTGGATGGAGGAAGATTTGCTACCTCGGATTTGAATGACCTTTATAGAAGAGTGATAAACAGAAACAATAGATTAAAAAGGTTGCTCGAAACAAGAGCTCCTGAGTTAATAATAAGAAATGAAAAGAGAATGCTTCAGGAAGCAGTAGATGCTTTATTTGACAATGGAAGAAGAGCAAGAGCTCATCTTGGGTCAAATGGAAGACCTCTAAAATCTCTTAGTGAATATTTAAAAGGTAAACAAGGAAGATTCAGACATAATTTATTGGGAAAAAGAGTAGATTATTCAGGGAGATCTGTCATAGTTGTTGGACCTGAACTTAAACTGCATCAATGCGGACTCCCAAAGAAAATGGCAATAGAGCTTTTCAAGCCATTTCTCTACAACCGTCTTGTTAGAGAAGGGGTAGTATCGTCAACTAAAGAAGCTAAATTATGGGTAGAACAGGAGCCTCCTGAAGTATGGGAGCATTTAGAAGAAATCGTGAAAGAACATCCTGTTTTATTAAATAGAGCACCAACCTTACATCGACTGGGAATTCAGGCATTTGAACCTGTATTGATTGATGGGAGAGCTATTAAAATTCATCCATTGGTTTGCACAGCATTCAATGCTGATTTTGATGGAGATCAAATGGCTGTCCATATTCCTTTGTCAGCAGAGGCTCAAATTGAAGCATCAGTATTAATGTTATCTTCTCACAATATTTTGTCCCCTGCCCATGGAAAGCCTTTAGCAGTACCAACCCAGGATATGATTCTTGGTTGCTATTATCTAACTTTAGAAAAAATGAATCAAAAAGGTGAGGGAAAGATTTTTGCTTCAAAAGAAGAGGCATTGTATACATATGAAATAGGGGAGATATCATTACATGCATCTATTAAAGTAGATATTCAACAACCCCTGATGGATCTATCAACATATTATGATAATCAGGACATTATTAACTGCCCTGTGAAGGAATACACTGGAGATCTTATAAACACAACTGTTGGAAGAATAATTTTAAATAGCTATATTCCTTCTGGACTTCCATTTATTAATGGTTTGCTAAAGAAAAAAGGCATTCAGAATCTAGTTTATTATACATACCTGATGAAAGGATTAGAACCAACTCTTAAAATGCTCGATGACCTTAAAGAATTAGGATTTTATTATGCAACAAAAGCAGGCTTTTCGATTGGAATTGAAGATATGGTTATTCCTGAGGAAAAGGATCAATTGATAAAGCAAGCACAAGAAGAGGTAAATCAAGTAGAAAAACAATACCTCGAGGGTTCTCTTTCCTCTGGTGAAAGATACAATAAAGTAGTGGGAATATGGGAGTCTGTTACAAATAAAATTGGAAACGTTATGTTCTCTCGAATCGAAAAAGAAAGCTGGGAAGGAAATTCTCTTAATTCTCTATTTATAATGGCAGACTCCGGAGCAAGGGGCTCAAAACAGCAGATTCAACAATTATCAGGGATTAGAGGACTGATGGCAAAACCATCCGGAGAAATTATAGAGACTCCAATTACTTCAAACTTAAGAGAAGGCTTATCAGTTCTTCAGTATTTCATATCCACCCATGGTGCCAGAAAAGGATTAGCGGATACTGCACTGAAAACCGCAAATTCTGGATATCTAACGAGAAAATTAGTCGATGTCTCCCATGATGTAATAGTTTCTGAATATGATTGTGGAACAATCGATGGGTTGTTTGTTTCTGCAATTGTTGAGAATGGAGAAATAATAGAACCTTTTGAAGATAGAATTATTGGAAGAACATCATTGGAAACGATAGTTGAGCCAGACACTGGAAAACTTATCGTAAATGCAAATGAGGAGATAACAGAAGAGATAGCGAATGAGATTATAAACTTGGGAATCGAAAGAGTTAAGATAAGGTCAGTTTTAACATGTGAATCGAAAAGAGGGGTCTGTCAGTTATGCTATGGAAGAAATATGGCTACAGGTAAATTGGTTGAATTGGGTGAAGCTGTAGGAATAATCGCAGCCCAATCAATCGGTGAACCTGGAACTCAGCTTACAATGCGTACATTTCATATAGGAGGAGTTGCGAGTAAAATCGGAGAACAATCAAGATTAATGGCAAAAAATGATGGAACAGTTAAATTTATTAATCTTTCTACTGTGAAAAACAAAGGAAATGACTTAGTTATTACAAACAGGAATGGTTATGTGGCTATAGTTGATGAGAAGGGAAAAGAAAAAGAACATTACCAAATTGTTTATGGGGCAAAACTTAAGGTTAACAACGGAGAAAAAATAAAGAAAAATCAGACATTTGTTGAATGGGATCCTTATACATCTTTAATTATCTCTGAAGTAAATGGAACTGTTGAATATAGAGATATCGATCCAGACATCACTGTTGAGGAGGAAAAAGATGAGCTTACTGGATTAATAACTCAGGTCATCATTGAATGGAAAGATGAAAAAAAGCAGCCCCAATTATGGATAAGAGATGGAAGTGGGAAAGTCCTTAAGAAATACCATATTCCTGTTGGAGCAAGGCTTAATGTTAAGGATAAAAGTCAGGTTTTTGCCGGTGATATTCTGGTAAAAATTCCGAGAAAGACAGCAAAGACCAAGGATATCACAGGTGGATTGCCGAGAGCAGTTGATTTATTCGAAGCAAGAGTACCTGACCCCAAAAAAATGCCATTAGCAGTTGTAACTGAGATAGATGGAAGAGTTAAAATACTGGGTATATCTAGGGGTTCAAGAAAAATAAAGATAATAAATGAAAATCAAACTGAAAAAGAGTATGCAATTCCAAAAGGAGCACATCTAAGGGTTCAAGAGGATGAAAAAGTTAAAGCAGGGGATCCACTGAATGAAGGAGCAATAAATCCCCATGATATTCTTAGAATTTTGGGTGAAAAAGCTTTAGCAGATTATCTATTGAAAGAAATACAAGAAGTTTATAGACTCCAAGGAGTTACTATTAATGACAAGCATATTGAAATAATAATTCGACAAATGATGAGATGGGTTATTGTAGAGGATGTTGGCGATACAAATTTTATCGTTGATGAAAGAGTGGATAGGTTTAAGTTTCAGGAAGAAAACGAGAAAGTAATTGCTAAGGGAGGGAAACCTGCAAAAGCAAGACCTATTTTGCTTGGAATTTCAAAAGCTGCACTAAGTAATGAAAGCTTTATTTCTGCAGCTTCTTTTCAGGAAACAACTCGTGTTCTCACCGATGCATCAATAAGTGGAAGAATAGATTTTCTTAAAGGTTTAAAAGAGAATGTAATAATGGGAAGATTAATTCCAGCAGGAACAGGATATCATTACTATAGAGCTGTAGAAGTTATGCATGAAGAAATAGAGGGTGAGAAAGAGGTATCTATAACAGAAAGAAGTGAAATTCAATAA
- the rpsJ gene encoding 30S ribosomal protein S10 — protein MQKIKIKLMAFDYRVLDKSAGEIAVKARRTGAKVSGPIPLPTKIERFCVLRSPHVDKKSREHFEIRTHKRLIYINEYNEKTIDELRNLELPAGIHVDVKSE, from the coding sequence ATGCAGAAAATAAAGATTAAATTAATGGCTTTCGATTACAGAGTGCTTGACAAATCAGCTGGAGAAATTGCTGTTAAAGCAAGAAGGACAGGTGCTAAAGTCTCAGGCCCTATTCCTTTACCCACAAAAATAGAAAGATTTTGTGTTCTTCGTTCTCCCCATGTGGATAAAAAATCAAGAGAACATTTTGAAATAAGAACTCATAAAAGATTAATTTATATAAATGAATATAATGAAAAGACTATAGATGAGTTAAGAAATTTGGAATTACCTGCAGGAATACATGTGGATGTTAAATCAGAATAG
- the tuf gene encoding elongation factor Tu, whose translation MAKEKFERLKPHLNIGTIGHVDHGKTTLTSAITKVLNKLNPKIVYRDFWSIDNAPEEKERGITIQIAHVEYETQNRHYAHIDCPGHADYIKNMITGAAQMDGAILVVSAADGPMPQTREHILLARQVNVPYIVVYLNKVDMVDDPEILDLVELEVRELLKKYGFPGDEIPVVRGSALKAMESDGDPSKPENRSILELMDVVDRYIPIPERLIDMPFLMPIEDIFSISGRGTVVTGRVERGRIKLGEEVEIVGIRPTLRRVVTGVEMFRKILDEGIAGDNIGVLLRGTEKTEVMRGMVLAKPGSITPHTKFKAEVYVLKKEEGGRHTPFFTGYRPQFYFRTTDVTGTVKLPSGVEMVMPGDNVNLEIELITPIAMEKGLRFAIREGGKTVGAGSVTDIVE comes from the coding sequence ATGGCAAAGGAAAAATTTGAGAGATTAAAACCCCATCTAAACATAGGAACGATAGGCCATGTAGACCATGGAAAAACCACCCTTACATCAGCCATAACAAAGGTTTTAAACAAGTTAAACCCAAAGATAGTCTACAGAGATTTCTGGTCAATCGATAATGCACCTGAGGAAAAAGAAAGAGGCATAACAATACAGATAGCCCATGTGGAGTATGAGACCCAAAATCGTCATTATGCCCACATAGACTGTCCTGGCCATGCAGATTACATAAAGAACATGATCACAGGAGCAGCTCAGATGGATGGGGCAATACTGGTTGTATCAGCTGCAGATGGTCCAATGCCACAGACCCGTGAGCACATACTTTTAGCTCGCCAGGTGAATGTTCCTTACATAGTGGTCTACCTCAACAAGGTAGACATGGTGGATGACCCTGAGATATTAGATCTTGTGGAACTTGAGGTGAGAGAGCTTCTAAAAAAATATGGATTTCCAGGAGATGAAATTCCTGTTGTGAGAGGCTCAGCCCTTAAGGCTATGGAAAGTGATGGAGACCCTTCAAAACCTGAAAACAGAAGTATCCTTGAGTTGATGGATGTGGTTGATAGATACATCCCCATACCTGAGAGACTCATAGATATGCCATTTCTCATGCCCATAGAGGATATATTCTCAATCTCAGGAAGAGGTACTGTGGTTACAGGAAGGGTGGAGAGAGGAAGAATAAAACTTGGAGAAGAGGTGGAGATAGTGGGAATAAGACCCACGCTCAGAAGAGTTGTCACAGGAGTTGAGATGTTCAGAAAAATACTCGATGAGGGAATAGCAGGAGATAACATAGGGGTGCTCCTCCGAGGCACAGAGAAAACAGAGGTCATGAGAGGTATGGTACTTGCAAAACCAGGTTCTATAACTCCCCATACAAAATTTAAAGCAGAAGTCTATGTCTTAAAGAAAGAAGAAGGAGGAAGACACACTCCTTTCTTCACAGGCTACAGACCCCAGTTCTACTTCAGAACCACAGATGTCACAGGAACAGTTAAACTCCCTTCTGGAGTAGAGATGGTAATGCCAGGAGATAATGTAAATTTGGAGATAGAACTCATAACACCAATAGCAATGGAGAAAGGGTTGAGGTTTGCCATAAGGGAAGGAGGAAAAACTGTAGGAGCAGGTTCTGTTACAGATATCGTTGAGTGA
- the fusA gene encoding elongation factor G, which produces MPRIVLLEKIRNIGIMAHIDAGKTTTTERILYYTGITYKMGEVDEGTAVMDWMKQEQERGITITSAATTCFWKDYRINIIDTPGHVDFTAEVERSLRVLDGAIIIFCGVGGVEPQSETVWVQANKYKIPRIAYINKLDRIGANFFRIIKEIKNKLGANPIIINIPIGEEEKFQGVIDLISMKAFIYDSDLLGAKYNVKDIPDGYKEIAKKYREDLIEKLAEKDDSILEKFLSGREIETQSIKEAIRRLTINLKLLPVVGGASFKNKGVQPLLDAVVDYLPSPLDIPAVRGINLNTGKIEERITSDDEKFAALIFKIMTDPYVGHLAFFRVYSGHLSSSSYVYNSVKQKSERISRILKMHANKREEIKEVYAGDIAATVGLKNVSTGDTLCDVSAPIVLESIKFPEPVISISVEPKTKEDHERLANALQKLSQEDPTLKVYKDPNTGQTLISGMGELHLEVIIDRMHREFNVATNLGKPQVAFKETITISSSGEGKYIRQTGGRGQYGHVKLIIEPLERGKGFEFANQIKGGTIPSEFIPSIQTGIRETLDIGILAGYPITDVRAILIDGTYHEVDSSDIAFKIAGSLAFKDAFQRANPIILEPMMKLEIIFPEEYIGEIVADLNSRRGRVEGMDMKGNFREITALVPLSEMFGYATILRTLTQGRGNFSMEFWKYIEIPDVIKDQILRKSEGVILRNL; this is translated from the coding sequence TTGCCAAGAATAGTACTATTAGAAAAAATAAGAAACATAGGAATAATGGCTCATATAGATGCAGGAAAAACCACAACCACTGAGAGAATTCTTTACTATACGGGAATAACTTACAAAATGGGAGAAGTTGATGAGGGAACGGCAGTTATGGACTGGATGAAACAGGAACAGGAGAGGGGAATCACAATAACTTCAGCTGCTACAACCTGTTTCTGGAAAGACTATAGAATAAACATTATCGATACTCCAGGGCATGTAGATTTTACTGCAGAGGTGGAAAGATCTCTAAGGGTATTGGATGGAGCAATAATAATATTCTGTGGTGTAGGTGGAGTGGAACCTCAATCGGAGACTGTTTGGGTTCAGGCTAACAAATATAAAATTCCCAGAATAGCATACATTAATAAATTGGACAGAATAGGTGCAAATTTTTTTAGGATTATCAAGGAGATAAAAAATAAACTTGGAGCTAATCCTATAATTATAAATATTCCTATAGGCGAAGAGGAGAAATTTCAAGGAGTTATTGATTTAATTAGCATGAAAGCATTTATATATGATAGTGATCTGTTAGGCGCAAAATATAATGTAAAAGATATACCTGATGGATATAAAGAAATTGCAAAAAAATACCGAGAAGATCTGATAGAGAAATTGGCTGAAAAAGATGATTCAATTCTTGAAAAGTTTCTTTCTGGAAGAGAAATTGAAACCCAGAGCATTAAAGAAGCTATAAGAAGGTTAACCATAAATTTGAAGTTATTACCTGTCGTAGGTGGTGCTTCATTTAAAAATAAAGGAGTCCAGCCTTTACTCGATGCAGTAGTTGATTATCTTCCTTCTCCTTTGGATATTCCTGCCGTGAGAGGGATTAACCTGAATACAGGAAAAATAGAAGAAAGAATTACATCCGACGATGAGAAGTTCGCAGCTTTGATATTCAAGATAATGACAGACCCATATGTGGGACACCTTGCTTTCTTTAGAGTGTATTCTGGACATTTATCATCCAGTTCCTATGTATACAATTCAGTAAAACAAAAAAGTGAGAGGATCTCAAGGATTTTGAAAATGCATGCTAATAAAAGAGAGGAAATCAAAGAAGTATACGCAGGGGATATAGCTGCAACAGTAGGTTTAAAAAATGTCTCTACAGGTGATACACTCTGTGATGTATCAGCTCCAATTGTGCTTGAATCAATAAAATTTCCAGAACCAGTTATCTCAATCTCAGTTGAGCCGAAAACAAAGGAAGATCATGAAAGATTAGCAAATGCCTTACAAAAGCTATCCCAAGAAGATCCCACATTAAAAGTCTATAAAGATCCAAATACAGGGCAGACTCTTATATCAGGAATGGGAGAATTACATTTAGAAGTAATAATAGATCGGATGCATCGAGAATTTAATGTTGCAACCAATCTCGGAAAGCCTCAAGTAGCTTTTAAAGAAACAATTACAATTAGTTCATCCGGTGAAGGAAAATATATAAGACAGACTGGTGGAAGAGGTCAATATGGTCATGTAAAATTAATTATTGAGCCTTTAGAAAGAGGAAAAGGATTTGAATTCGCAAATCAAATAAAAGGTGGAACCATTCCCAGTGAATTTATACCATCAATTCAAACAGGCATAAGAGAAACTTTAGATATAGGAATTTTGGCCGGATATCCCATTACCGATGTAAGAGCTATTTTAATTGATGGTACTTATCATGAGGTTGATTCATCTGATATAGCCTTCAAAATTGCGGGTTCTTTAGCATTCAAAGATGCTTTCCAAAGAGCAAATCCCATAATTCTGGAGCCAATGATGAAATTAGAGATAATTTTTCCTGAAGAATATATAGGGGAGATAGTGGCAGACTTGAATTCACGAAGGGGCAGGGTTGAAGGAATGGATATGAAAGGCAACTTCAGAGAAATAACTGCATTGGTTCCCCTGTCTGAAATGTTCGGATATGCTACAATCTTGAGAACTCTCACGCAGGGAAGAGGGAACTTTTCAATGGAGTTTTGGAAATATATAGAAATTCCTGATGTTATTAAAGATCAGATTTTAAGGAAGTCTGAAGGAGTTATTTTGAGAAATTTATAG
- the rpsG gene encoding 30S ribosomal protein S7 translates to MPRRGKVKKIKIAPDPYYNSHQMTKVINVVMKKGKKSISQNIVYNALKIIKEKTKEDPLKILNKAIENTRPLLETKSRRVGGATYQVPVDVPLGRGNSLAIRWIVKFARERAGKSMEEKIASEIIDASQYRGGAIKKKEDTHKIAESNRAFAHYRW, encoded by the coding sequence GTGCCAAGAAGAGGAAAAGTCAAAAAGATAAAAATAGCTCCTGACCCTTATTATAATTCTCATCAGATGACAAAGGTTATTAACGTGGTTATGAAAAAAGGGAAAAAGTCGATTTCTCAGAATATAGTTTACAATGCTTTAAAAATAATAAAAGAAAAAACTAAAGAAGATCCCCTAAAAATATTGAATAAAGCTATTGAAAATACCAGGCCCCTGTTAGAAACAAAATCAAGAAGGGTTGGTGGAGCTACATATCAGGTTCCTGTTGATGTGCCTCTTGGAAGAGGAAACTCTCTGGCCATAAGGTGGATAGTTAAATTTGCAAGAGAGAGGGCAGGAAAATCTATGGAGGAAAAAATCGCATCTGAAATTATTGATGCTTCACAATATAGAGGTGGAGCTATTAAGAAAAAAGAGGATACTCATAAAATAGCTGAAAGCAACAGAGCATTTGCCCATTACAGGTGGTAA
- the rpsL gene encoding 30S ribosomal protein S12: protein MPTVNQLIKKRRKKVVSKSKSPALDRSPQKKGVCVRVFTTTPKKPNSAIRKVARVRLTNGIEVTAYIPGIGHTLQEHSQVLIRGGRVKDLPGVRYHIIRGALDTQGVQERMKGRSKYGTKKPKKKVISEE, encoded by the coding sequence TTGCCAACTGTTAATCAACTTATAAAAAAAAGAAGGAAAAAAGTGGTATCAAAGAGTAAATCTCCTGCTCTTGACAGATCACCGCAAAAAAAAGGAGTCTGTGTTCGGGTTTTTACAACAACACCGAAAAAGCCAAATTCAGCCATAAGGAAAGTTGCACGAGTAAGACTTACAAATGGAATTGAAGTAACTGCATATATTCCTGGTATTGGACATACACTTCAAGAGCATTCGCAGGTTCTTATAAGAGGAGGAAGAGTAAAGGATCTTCCAGGTGTAAGATACCACATTATAAGAGGAGCATTGGATACTCAGGGGGTTCAGGAGAGAATGAAGGGAAGATCTAAATATGGAACAAAGAAACCGAAGAAGAAGGTTATATCTGAGGAATAG
- the rplC gene encoding 50S ribosomal protein L3, which produces MIEGLIGKKIGMTQLWNEKGEALPVTILKAGPCVVVQKKYTQKDGYNAVQLSLVEEKPPKKIIKPILGHFTKANGPPSKVLREFRYAKDEREPQIGDKILVDIFENEERVNVTGVSKGKGFAGVVKRWHFKGGPASHGSMFHRRPGSIGASSFPSRVFKGQRMPGRMGHHRVTVKNLKIIKIDVENDILVIKGAVSGSKGSICLIKKASFMKE; this is translated from the coding sequence ATGATAGAAGGATTGATAGGAAAAAAAATTGGAATGACCCAGCTATGGAACGAGAAGGGAGAAGCACTTCCAGTTACTATATTAAAAGCAGGTCCATGTGTAGTCGTGCAAAAAAAATACACTCAAAAAGATGGGTACAATGCGGTTCAATTGAGTTTGGTCGAAGAGAAGCCCCCAAAGAAAATTATAAAGCCAATTCTGGGTCATTTTACGAAAGCAAATGGTCCACCTTCGAAAGTTCTGAGAGAATTTCGGTATGCCAAAGATGAGAGAGAGCCCCAGATCGGAGATAAAATTTTAGTTGATATTTTTGAAAATGAGGAAAGAGTGAATGTAACTGGGGTGAGTAAAGGAAAGGGATTTGCTGGAGTCGTAAAAAGATGGCATTTCAAAGGAGGCCCTGCATCTCATGGTTCTATGTTCCACAGAAGGCCAGGCTCAATAGGAGCGTCCTCTTTTCCTTCAAGAGTATTTAAAGGACAGAGAATGCCAGGAAGAATGGGCCACCACAGAGTTACGGTCAAAAATTTAAAAATTATTAAAATAGATGTAGAAAATGATATTTTAGTTATTAAAGGAGCAGTGTCAGGATCAAAAGGAAGTATATGTCTGATTAAAAAAGCATCGTTTATGAAGGAATAA